The following are encoded in a window of Roseimaritima ulvae genomic DNA:
- a CDS encoding DUF5989 family protein, whose amino-acid sequence MSDNESSSDESEFEQLAEEQQLSLFGEFVLFIKENKAWWMIPILLVLVAVTALVALSSTGAAPFIYTLF is encoded by the coding sequence GTGTCAGACAACGAATCGTCGTCGGACGAAAGCGAATTTGAACAGTTAGCCGAGGAACAGCAGTTGTCGCTGTTCGGCGAATTTGTGTTGTTCATCAAAGAGAACAAAGCTTGGTGGATGATCCCGATCCTGCTGGTGCTGGTTGCGGTCACCGCCCTGGTCGCGCTCAGCTCCACCGGTGCGGCTCCGTTTATTTACACGCTGTTCTAG